From the Acidovorax carolinensis genome, one window contains:
- a CDS encoding YgfZ/GcvT domain-containing protein, with amino-acid sequence MTYPLNGIAPLSHLGVIRVEGEDAAKFLHGQLTQDFALLGMDQARLAAFLSAKGRMQASFIGFKRSATEVLLVCSRDLLAPTLKRLSMFVLRAKAKLTDATADYALYGMVGDAINSVAVSAQPAWTKADFGSATVVHLYPADGQPRALWVAPVSEAPPAGPTLDPALWLWSEVRSGVATLTTPVVEAFVPQMLNYESVGGVNFKKGCYPGQEVVARSQFRGTLKRRAYIAHADADVTAGADVFAASDLEQPCGIVVQVAHAPGGGVDAIVSLQIAATQDALQVGATDGVAITLAPLPYPLLEDI; translated from the coding sequence ATGACGTACCCCTTGAATGGCATTGCCCCCCTGTCCCATCTCGGCGTGATTCGCGTGGAAGGCGAAGACGCTGCCAAGTTCCTGCACGGCCAGCTGACCCAGGATTTCGCCCTGCTCGGCATGGACCAGGCGCGCCTGGCCGCCTTTTTGTCGGCCAAGGGCCGCATGCAGGCCAGCTTCATCGGCTTCAAGCGCAGCGCGACCGAGGTGCTGCTCGTCTGCAGCCGCGACCTGCTGGCCCCCACGCTCAAGCGCCTGTCGATGTTTGTGTTGCGCGCCAAAGCCAAGTTGACCGACGCCACCGCGGATTACGCGCTGTACGGCATGGTCGGAGATGCTATTAATTCAGTAGCTGTTAGCGCACAGCCCGCCTGGACCAAGGCCGATTTTGGCTCTGCCACTGTGGTGCACCTGTATCCCGCTGACGGCCAACCCCGTGCGCTCTGGGTGGCCCCCGTGTCGGAGGCGCCCCCTGCCGGCCCGACACTCGACCCGGCGCTATGGCTGTGGAGCGAGGTACGCAGCGGCGTCGCCACGCTGACCACCCCCGTGGTGGAAGCGTTTGTGCCGCAGATGCTCAACTACGAATCGGTAGGCGGAGTGAACTTCAAGAAGGGCTGCTACCCCGGACAAGAAGTGGTCGCCCGCAGCCAGTTCCGGGGCACGCTCAAGCGGCGCGCCTACATTGCACACGCCGATGCCGATGTGACGGCAGGTGCAGATGTTTTTGCGGCCAGCGACCTCGAGCAACCCTGCGGCATCGTGGTGCAGGTGGCACACGCACCCGGTGGTGGGGTGGATGCCATCGTGTCACTGCAGATTGCCGCCACGCAAGACGCGCTGCAGGTCGGCGCCACTGACGGCGTCGCGATCACTCTGGCCCCGTTGCCCTACCCGTTGCTTGAGGATATTTGA
- the ybgF gene encoding tol-pal system protein YbgF codes for MPAKTLLTLLLSCAFAATGHAALFEDDEARRAILELRQRVDALQQRSAEDIRKSGDDSSQLRRGLLDLQTQIEALRVEQAKLRGQNEQLLRDVGELQRRQKDIAQGVDERLRQFEPVKVTVDGLEFQADAAEKRDFEAALAVFRSGKFAEANTAFAGFVRQYPRSGYVPSARFWLGNAQYAAREYKDAIGNFRLLLSGSPGHARAPEAALSIANCQIELKETRAARKTLEDLLKAYPQSEAAVAAKERLSRLK; via the coding sequence ATGCCGGCCAAGACGCTGCTGACGCTGCTGTTGTCCTGTGCCTTTGCTGCCACCGGCCACGCTGCGCTGTTTGAGGATGATGAGGCACGGCGTGCCATCCTTGAGTTGCGGCAGCGGGTTGACGCGCTGCAGCAGCGATCGGCGGAGGATATTCGCAAATCGGGTGATGACAGCTCGCAGCTGCGGCGCGGATTGCTGGACCTGCAGACTCAGATTGAAGCGCTGCGCGTGGAGCAAGCCAAATTGCGCGGACAGAACGAACAGCTGTTGCGTGACGTGGGAGAGCTCCAGCGCCGCCAAAAGGACATCGCGCAAGGTGTCGATGAGCGGTTGCGCCAGTTTGAGCCCGTGAAAGTGACGGTGGATGGACTTGAGTTTCAAGCCGATGCCGCCGAGAAGCGCGATTTCGAGGCCGCCCTGGCAGTCTTTCGCTCCGGCAAATTCGCCGAGGCCAACACGGCGTTTGCCGGTTTTGTGCGGCAATACCCGCGCAGCGGCTATGTGCCGTCGGCACGTTTTTGGCTGGGCAATGCACAGTATGCGGCGCGTGAATACAAAGATGCAATCGGTAACTTCCGGCTGCTGTTGTCAGGGTCTCCAGGCCACGCCCGTGCGCCCGAAGCGGCCTTGTCCATTGCCAACTGCCAGATCGAGTTGAAGGAAACCCGCGCGGCCCGAAAGACTCTGGAAGATCTGTTGAAGGCGTATCCCCAATCCGAGGCTGCCGTCGCTGCGAAAGAGCGGTTGTCACGTCTTAAATGA
- a CDS encoding PilZ domain-containing protein, whose protein sequence is MSSPSTAPRPSVMQLAIKEKAALYAAYIPFFVEGGIFVPTPRDYKLGDDVYVLLTLPDDTQRYPVAGRVAWVTPPRAAGNRTQGVGIQFPKDEKSRQLKAKIEELLGTALGSERPTQTI, encoded by the coding sequence ATGAGCAGTCCATCCACAGCGCCCCGTCCCAGTGTCATGCAGCTGGCCATCAAGGAGAAGGCCGCCTTGTACGCGGCCTACATTCCCTTTTTTGTGGAAGGGGGCATTTTTGTTCCCACGCCGCGCGACTACAAACTGGGTGACGATGTGTATGTGCTGCTGACCCTGCCCGACGATACACAGCGCTATCCGGTGGCCGGGCGTGTGGCATGGGTCACCCCGCCGCGCGCAGCCGGCAACCGCACGCAGGGGGTTGGCATCCAGTTCCCCAAGGACGAGAAATCGCGCCAGCTCAAGGCCAAGATCGAGGAACTGCTGGGCACGGCCCTCGGTTCGGAGCGTCCCACGCAAACCATCTGA
- the msbA gene encoding lipid A export permease/ATP-binding protein MsbA: MHATDTSAQATSAAPSSPPSLRARMSRLTTYFGHHRLAWVVAIVATLVGAATEPLIPALLQPLLDRGFTQGTLQLWMVPVAILGVFLVRGMAQFVAQYALARIANEGMLALRQALFDRVLAAEMALFSRQSASALSNTVVYEVQTGSTLLVQALMGLSRDGFTLIALLGYLLFLNWQLTLIVAVVVPGVAWIMKTLSRRLYSLTKSSQQATDELAYVVEENVLAHRMVRLHGAQAGQAERFGSLSRNLRRLAIKSTIASSSMTPLTQLLAAAALSTVICIALWQNRGAVDTRGVTVGGFVAFITAMLMLIAPIRRLADVANPITRGLAALERGLALLSDAAAETGGKYTTERAQGALTLQDVTVSFGPEHAPALDRVSLSVRPGEIVALVGPSGAGKTTLVNLLPRFVNPSSGQIMLDGHPLAEWRLDALRSQFAMVSQDVVMFNDTIAANVALGSSVDEQRVHECLAAANLKEHVAALPQGIHTVVGHNATQLSGGQRQRLAIARALYKDAPILILDEATSALDTESERLVQDALQRLMRGRTTLVIAHRLSTIEHADRVVVMERGHIAEQGTHSALLASGGLYARLQNRPNAG; this comes from the coding sequence ATGCACGCTACCGATACAAGCGCCCAGGCGACCTCTGCCGCGCCTTCTTCCCCGCCCAGCCTGCGCGCCCGAATGTCGCGACTCACGACCTATTTCGGCCACCATCGCCTCGCCTGGGTCGTCGCCATCGTGGCAACCCTGGTGGGCGCCGCCACCGAACCGCTCATTCCCGCCTTGCTGCAGCCGCTGCTGGACCGTGGTTTCACCCAGGGAACGCTGCAACTGTGGATGGTGCCGGTTGCCATTCTGGGCGTTTTTCTGGTGCGCGGAATGGCGCAATTCGTGGCCCAGTATGCGCTGGCGCGCATTGCCAACGAAGGCATGCTGGCGCTGCGACAGGCACTGTTTGATCGCGTGCTGGCAGCGGAAATGGCCCTTTTCAGCCGACAGTCTGCCAGCGCGCTGTCCAACACCGTGGTGTACGAGGTGCAGACAGGTTCCACCCTGCTGGTCCAGGCATTGATGGGTTTGTCGCGCGATGGCTTTACGCTCATTGCCCTGCTGGGCTACCTGCTTTTTCTGAACTGGCAACTCACGCTGATTGTGGCCGTGGTGGTGCCCGGCGTCGCGTGGATCATGAAGACGCTGTCACGGCGCCTGTACAGCCTGACCAAAAGCAGCCAGCAGGCAACGGACGAACTGGCCTATGTCGTGGAAGAAAACGTCTTGGCGCATCGCATGGTGCGCCTGCACGGGGCACAAGCGGGTCAGGCAGAACGCTTTGGCAGCCTGAGCCGAAACCTGCGTCGCCTGGCCATCAAATCGACCATCGCGTCGTCGTCCATGACGCCGCTGACGCAGTTGCTTGCCGCCGCCGCCCTGTCAACGGTGATCTGCATCGCCCTGTGGCAAAACCGCGGCGCGGTGGACACGCGGGGGGTGACGGTGGGCGGTTTTGTCGCGTTCATCACGGCAATGCTCATGCTGATTGCACCCATCCGCCGGCTTGCGGACGTAGCCAACCCGATCACCCGGGGCCTGGCGGCGCTGGAGCGCGGGCTTGCGCTGCTCAGCGATGCGGCTGCAGAAACCGGCGGCAAATACACCACCGAGCGTGCGCAAGGCGCCCTGACCCTGCAGGATGTGACGGTGTCCTTCGGACCAGAACACGCCCCCGCCCTGGACCGCGTGAGCCTGTCCGTTCGGCCGGGCGAAATCGTGGCCCTGGTGGGTCCCTCGGGCGCAGGCAAGACCACCCTGGTCAACCTGCTCCCCCGTTTTGTCAATCCCTCGTCGGGCCAGATCATGCTGGATGGCCACCCCCTGGCCGAATGGCGCCTCGATGCGCTGCGTTCGCAGTTCGCCATGGTCAGCCAGGACGTGGTGATGTTCAACGACACCATCGCCGCGAACGTGGCCTTGGGCAGCAGCGTGGATGAGCAACGGGTGCACGAATGCCTTGCGGCTGCGAACCTGAAGGAACATGTGGCTGCACTGCCCCAGGGCATCCACACGGTGGTCGGCCACAACGCCACCCAGCTTTCCGGCGGCCAACGCCAGCGTCTGGCCATCGCTCGGGCCTTGTACAAGGATGCGCCCATCCTCATCCTGGACGAGGCAACGTCCGCGCTGGATACCGAGTCAGAGCGGCTGGTACAGGACGCCCTGCAACGGCTGATGCGCGGCCGCACTACATTGGTCATTGCCCACCGCCTGTCCACCATCGAGCATGCCGACCGCGTGGTGGTGATGGAGCGAGGCCACATTGCAGAGCAAGGCACGCACAGCGCCCTGCTGGCCAGCGGCGGGCTTTATGCCCGCCTGCAAAATCGCCCGAACGCCGGATAG
- a CDS encoding ankyrin repeat domain-containing protein yields MSLQRRSVLALALVAASAMARAGSYDDFFTAIRRDDGAAIAALLRRGFDPNTRDPRGQVGLAMALQLDSRKAFDALMGARQLNVEARNAQDESPLMLAAIKGHIEAVKALIARDADVNKPGWTALHYAASGTTPEHTRIIALLLENHAYIDAASPNGTTPLMMAAQYGTSDAVQLLLDEGADPSLKNQLGLTASDFALRVSRKETAETIAAAVRRRQPNRGKW; encoded by the coding sequence ATGAGTCTGCAACGCCGTTCCGTGCTGGCCCTGGCGCTGGTGGCTGCGAGCGCGATGGCGCGCGCAGGCTCCTACGATGATTTCTTCACCGCCATCCGGCGCGATGATGGCGCCGCGATTGCAGCGCTGCTGCGGCGCGGTTTTGACCCGAATACGCGCGACCCCAGGGGGCAGGTCGGGTTAGCGATGGCCTTGCAGCTCGATTCCCGCAAGGCCTTTGACGCACTCATGGGGGCGCGGCAGTTGAATGTGGAGGCACGCAACGCGCAGGACGAAAGTCCGCTCATGCTGGCAGCCATCAAGGGCCACATCGAGGCCGTCAAGGCCTTGATTGCGCGGGATGCCGATGTGAACAAGCCGGGCTGGACGGCCCTGCACTATGCCGCGTCGGGCACCACACCCGAGCACACGCGCATCATCGCCCTGTTGCTGGAGAACCATGCCTACATCGATGCGGCGTCGCCCAACGGCACGACGCCCTTGATGATGGCGGCGCAATATGGCACCAGCGACGCAGTGCAGTTGTTGCTGGACGAGGGTGCAGATCCATCGCTGAAAAACCAGCTGGGGCTGACCGCCAGTGACTTTGCGCTGCGGGTCAGTCGCAAGGAGACGGCGGAAACCATTGCCGCCGCAGTGCGCCGCCGCCAGCCCAACCGCGGCAAGTGGTAG
- a CDS encoding TatD family hydrolase, whose translation MFTDSHCHLSFPELLSQLPVIRQAMSDAQVDRALCICTTMEEFDGVHALALAHDNFWSTVGVHPDNEGVTEPSVQDLLDRAALPRVVAIGETGLDYYGMEDRKGGRSIADLEWQRERFRTHIRAARACGKPLVIHTRSASDDTLAILREEGEDGAGNLAGGVFHCFTESMQVARAALDLGYYISFSGIVTFKSAQELRDVAAYVPLDRMLIETDSPYLAPVPYRGKTNNPSYVPLVARQIALTRGIEVDVVAQATSRNFETLFKGVVA comes from the coding sequence ATGTTTACCGATTCCCACTGTCACCTCAGCTTTCCGGAACTGCTCAGTCAGTTACCCGTCATCCGCCAGGCCATGTCCGACGCCCAGGTGGACCGTGCCTTGTGCATTTGCACCACGATGGAGGAATTCGATGGTGTGCATGCCCTCGCGCTGGCCCATGACAACTTCTGGAGCACGGTGGGCGTGCATCCCGACAACGAGGGTGTGACCGAGCCATCGGTGCAGGATCTGCTGGACCGCGCTGCGTTGCCCCGCGTGGTGGCCATTGGCGAAACGGGCCTGGACTATTACGGCATGGAGGACCGCAAGGGCGGCCGCAGCATTGCCGACCTGGAATGGCAGCGCGAGCGCTTTCGCACGCATATCCGCGCTGCGCGGGCCTGCGGCAAGCCCCTGGTCATTCACACCCGCAGCGCCTCGGATGACACCCTGGCCATCCTGCGCGAAGAGGGCGAAGATGGTGCCGGCAATCTGGCAGGCGGCGTGTTTCACTGCTTTACCGAGTCGATGCAGGTGGCGCGCGCTGCGCTCGACCTGGGTTACTACATCTCGTTCTCGGGCATCGTCACGTTCAAGAGTGCGCAGGAATTGCGCGATGTGGCGGCCTATGTTCCCCTGGATCGTATGCTGATCGAAACCGACAGCCCGTATCTTGCGCCTGTGCCTTATCGCGGCAAGACAAATAACCCGTCGTATGTGCCCCTGGTGGCGCGGCAAATCGCGCTGACGCGGGGCATCGAGGTGGACGTGGTGGCCCAGGCCACCAGCCGCAATTTCGAGACGTTGTTCAAGGGAGTGGTGGCATGA
- a CDS encoding phage head closure protein, which produces MRAGDLDQRVTVERLQGGFDELGQPIESWAPLFTCWAAVEPLVGREYLAAAALVAEVTARIRMRYRPGITAADRVIHDGKVYGITSVADVHSSRRELVLMCRAIG; this is translated from the coding sequence ATGAGAGCGGGCGACCTTGACCAACGGGTGACGGTGGAGCGGCTGCAAGGCGGCTTTGACGAGCTGGGCCAACCCATCGAGAGCTGGGCCCCCTTGTTCACCTGCTGGGCCGCTGTGGAGCCGCTGGTGGGCCGGGAATACCTTGCTGCTGCTGCCCTGGTGGCCGAGGTGACGGCACGCATCAGGATGCGCTACCGGCCCGGTATCACCGCCGCAGACAGGGTGATCCATGACGGCAAGGTGTACGGCATCACCAGCGTGGCAGACGTGCATTCAAGCCGTCGTGAGCTGGTGTTGATGTGCAGGGCCATCGGTTGA
- the tolB gene encoding Tol-Pal system beta propeller repeat protein TolB, producing MTTDRTPTSLPAAALPQSLRRRLLAALIISTPTLPALAQFRVEVTGVGLTQLPIAIAPFRGEAQSPQKIAAIVQADLERSGQFRAVDASGSALDETSRPDVALWRQKSADSLATGSVTRLADGRFDVRFRLWDVVRGQDLGGQSFVVTQGDLRLVAHRIADFIYEKLTGERGVFSTRIVYVTKAGTRYSLWVADADGENAQSALSSPEPIISPAWSPNGGQIAYVSFESRKPVVYVHDVATGRRRLIANFRGSNSAPAWAPDGRTLAVTLSRDGGSQLYTIDANGGEPRRLMQSSGIDTEPVFSSDGRHIYFVSDRGGAPQIYKVPTAGGNAERVTFTGTYNISPSISPDGRWLAYISRVSGAFKLHVLDLSSGAVSAITDTSADENPSFAPNSRLIVYATQQQGREALMTSTLDGKIKARLAGQGGDIREPDWGPFQKQ from the coding sequence ATGACCACTGATCGAACTCCTACCTCCTTACCTGCAGCGGCCTTGCCGCAATCCCTGCGCCGCCGTCTGCTGGCCGCGCTGATCATCTCCACCCCCACATTGCCCGCCTTGGCGCAGTTCCGCGTCGAGGTCACGGGCGTTGGACTGACCCAGCTGCCCATTGCCATCGCCCCCTTTCGCGGCGAGGCGCAATCTCCCCAGAAAATCGCCGCTATCGTTCAGGCCGACCTGGAGCGCAGCGGGCAATTTCGCGCGGTAGACGCATCGGGCTCCGCGCTCGATGAAACCTCGCGCCCCGATGTGGCGCTGTGGCGGCAAAAAAGCGCTGATTCGCTGGCCACCGGAAGCGTGACGCGCCTTGCCGATGGGCGTTTTGACGTGCGCTTTCGCCTGTGGGATGTAGTGCGTGGGCAAGACCTTGGTGGCCAGAGTTTTGTGGTCACCCAAGGTGATCTGCGCCTGGTAGCGCACCGTATTGCCGATTTCATCTACGAGAAGCTGACGGGCGAACGCGGCGTTTTCTCGACGCGCATTGTTTATGTCACCAAGGCGGGCACGCGTTACAGCCTCTGGGTGGCCGATGCCGATGGCGAGAATGCGCAGTCGGCCTTGTCCAGCCCCGAGCCTATTATTTCTCCGGCCTGGTCGCCCAATGGTGGGCAGATCGCCTATGTGTCGTTTGAGTCGCGCAAGCCCGTGGTGTATGTGCACGACGTGGCAACGGGGCGGCGCCGGCTCATCGCGAATTTCCGGGGCTCCAACAGCGCGCCAGCATGGGCGCCGGATGGCCGCACGCTGGCTGTCACCCTGAGCCGGGACGGGGGCTCCCAGCTCTACACCATTGACGCCAACGGTGGCGAGCCGCGTCGACTGATGCAAAGCAGCGGAATTGACACCGAACCCGTGTTTTCCAGTGATGGCCGCCACATCTACTTTGTGAGTGACCGCGGTGGCGCGCCACAGATCTACAAGGTTCCCACAGCTGGCGGCAATGCCGAGCGTGTCACCTTCACGGGCACCTACAACATCTCGCCCAGCATCAGTCCTGACGGGCGCTGGCTTGCCTACATCTCGCGTGTCAGCGGCGCCTTCAAGCTGCATGTGTTGGATCTGTCGTCGGGAGCCGTTTCGGCCATTACCGACACCAGCGCCGATGAAAACCCCAGTTTTGCCCCGAACAGCCGCCTGATCGTTTACGCCACGCAACAGCAAGGCCGTGAAGCCCTGATGACCAGCACCCTGGATGGAAAAATCAAGGCGCGCCTCGCGGGGCAGGGCGGCGACATTCGCGAACCCGATTGGGGCCCGTTTCAGAAGCAGTGA
- the mltG gene encoding endolytic transglycosylase MltG yields the protein MRRLLALIVLVVIALGGAAYWWLHQPLQMTGAGTQALELAIEPGTTPRGVARDVVAAGVNTDARLLYAWFRFSGQDRAIKAGNYEIPPGTTPIGLLRKLARGEEALRALTLVEGWNWRQVRQALAREEQLRHDAATLTDEALMAQLGRPGVAPEGRFFPDTYTYAKGSSDIALLRRALHAMDRRLEAAWAQRAADTPLKSADQALILASIVEKETGKASDRGQIAGVFTNRLRVGMLLQTDPTVIYGLGEKFDGNLRRRDLQTDTPWNTYTRAGLPPTPIAMPGKASLLAAVQPDPTRALYFVAKGDGTSHFSASLDEHNRAVNRYQRGQ from the coding sequence GTGCGACGTTTACTGGCTTTGATCGTGTTGGTGGTGATCGCACTGGGCGGTGCGGCCTATTGGTGGCTGCACCAGCCTTTGCAAATGACTGGCGCTGGCACGCAGGCGCTGGAGCTTGCCATCGAACCCGGCACCACACCGCGCGGTGTGGCCCGCGATGTGGTGGCGGCGGGGGTGAATACCGACGCCCGCCTGCTGTATGCCTGGTTCCGTTTTTCGGGGCAGGACCGTGCCATCAAGGCGGGCAACTACGAAATCCCGCCGGGCACGACGCCGATCGGTTTGCTGCGCAAGCTGGCACGGGGCGAGGAGGCGTTGCGCGCACTCACGCTGGTGGAGGGCTGGAACTGGCGCCAGGTGCGCCAGGCGCTGGCCAGGGAGGAGCAGCTCAGGCACGACGCCGCCACCCTGACTGACGAAGCCCTGATGGCCCAACTGGGCCGACCCGGCGTGGCGCCCGAGGGGCGGTTTTTTCCGGATACCTACACCTATGCCAAGGGGTCGAGTGACATCGCCCTGCTGCGCAGGGCTCTGCACGCCATGGATCGCCGCCTCGAAGCCGCCTGGGCGCAGCGCGCTGCCGATACCCCGCTCAAGTCGGCCGACCAAGCCCTTATTCTGGCCAGCATCGTCGAAAAGGAAACCGGCAAGGCCAGCGACCGCGGCCAGATCGCGGGTGTGTTCACCAACCGCCTGCGCGTGGGCATGCTGCTGCAGACCGACCCCACGGTGATCTATGGCCTGGGCGAGAAGTTTGACGGCAACCTGCGCCGCCGCGACCTGCAGACCGACACGCCCTGGAACACCTACACCCGTGCGGGCCTGCCGCCCACGCCGATTGCCATGCCCGGCAAGGCCTCGCTGCTGGCCGCCGTGCAGCCCGACCCCACACGCGCCCTGTACTTTGTGGCCAAGGGCGATGGCACCAGCCATTTCAGCGCGTCGCTGGACGAGCACAACCGCGCCGTCAATCGCTACCAGCGGGGGCAATGA
- a CDS encoding head-tail connector protein, with protein MLDFAETKLYLRCDHDEEDGLIQMLMTTATAAVADYLNMPLDQMTATVPSPIKSAAMLMVNDLYLNREAQGDRKLYGNDTYRNLLNPYRAHS; from the coding sequence ATGCTCGACTTTGCCGAAACGAAGCTGTATCTCCGCTGTGACCACGACGAAGAGGACGGATTGATCCAGATGTTGATGACGACTGCGACCGCAGCCGTGGCGGACTATCTCAACATGCCGCTGGACCAGATGACAGCGACCGTGCCCAGCCCAATCAAAAGCGCCGCCATGTTGATGGTGAACGACCTGTATCTGAACCGGGAAGCGCAGGGCGACCGAAAGCTGTACGGCAACGACACGTACCGCAACCTGCTGAACCCCTACCGGGCGCACTCATGA
- the tmk gene encoding dTMP kinase yields MLRPGLFITFEGIDGAGKSSHIEGLAAAFRAQGRAVTVSREPGGTPLAEKLREMVLNDPMDALTESLLIFAARRDHLRNVIEPALARGDVVLCDRFTDATFAYQGAGRGFDLDVLSTLERLAQTGLAPDADLMREPDLTVWFDLAPEVAAERLAGARVPDRFEAQPVEFFRRVAQGYADRAAAAPQRFARLDAAQDRHRVWQQLTSVFVRKGWLAIMVASQGGPQ; encoded by the coding sequence ATGTTACGACCCGGTCTGTTCATTACCTTTGAAGGCATCGACGGTGCGGGCAAGTCCTCGCACATCGAGGGCCTGGCGGCGGCGTTCCGCGCCCAAGGGCGCGCGGTCACCGTGAGCCGTGAGCCGGGGGGTACCCCGCTGGCCGAAAAGCTGCGCGAGATGGTGCTGAACGACCCCATGGATGCGCTCACCGAGTCCCTGCTGATTTTTGCCGCGCGTCGCGACCACTTGCGCAATGTCATCGAGCCCGCCCTGGCGCGGGGCGATGTGGTGCTGTGCGACCGTTTCACCGACGCGACCTTTGCCTACCAGGGGGCAGGGCGGGGTTTTGATCTGGATGTGCTATCAACTTTGGAGCGACTGGCGCAGACTGGGCTTGCGCCTGATGCCGATTTGATGCGTGAACCTGATTTGACCGTCTGGTTTGATCTCGCGCCCGAGGTCGCCGCCGAGCGCCTGGCCGGTGCCCGTGTTCCCGACCGTTTTGAGGCGCAGCCCGTGGAGTTCTTCCGCCGCGTGGCCCAGGGCTATGCCGACCGGGCCGCCGCAGCGCCCCAGCGCTTTGCACGGCTGGACGCCGCGCAGGACCGCCACCGCGTATGGCAGCAGCTCACCAGCGTGTTCGTGCGCAAGGGGTGGCTGGCGATCATGGTGGCCAGCCAGGGAGGCCCGCAATGA
- the pal gene encoding peptidoglycan-associated lipoprotein Pal — protein MIKRISLAITVAALMAGCSSGVKLDDVPVEDKTAIPTTGANGGATSGGAGQAGVAGVNVGQSAADAAGPVGVSRLVYFDYDSYVIKPEFQSLIEAHARFIKSSGNRKVMVEGHTDERGGREYNLALGQKRAEAVRRSLGLLGVPDAQVEAVSFGKEKPAVQGSSEDVHAQNRRAELSYR, from the coding sequence ATGATCAAACGCATTTCCCTCGCCATCACCGTCGCAGCCCTCATGGCGGGCTGCAGTTCGGGCGTCAAGCTCGACGATGTTCCCGTTGAAGACAAAACGGCCATCCCCACCACGGGCGCCAATGGCGGTGCCACATCCGGCGGTGCTGGACAAGCCGGTGTGGCCGGTGTCAATGTAGGGCAATCCGCAGCGGACGCGGCCGGTCCGGTCGGTGTCAGCCGGCTCGTGTATTTTGATTACGACAGCTACGTTATCAAGCCCGAATTCCAGTCGCTGATCGAAGCCCATGCCCGCTTCATCAAGTCGAGCGGCAACCGAAAGGTGATGGTGGAAGGCCACACCGACGAGCGTGGTGGTCGCGAATACAACCTGGCCCTGGGCCAAAAACGTGCCGAAGCTGTTCGTCGCTCGCTTGGCTTGTTGGGTGTTCCTGACGCCCAGGTGGAAGCCGTGAGTTTCGGCAAAGAGAAGCCGGCGGTCCAAGGCAGCAGTGAAGATGTGCACGCGCAAAACCGCCGCGCTGAACTGTCTTACCGTTGA
- a CDS encoding tRNA threonylcarbamoyladenosine dehydratase produces the protein MTALIAPAHVAAVEGEAVFDADLQRRFGGLERLYGVAGAQRIRQSHVVVAGIGGVGSWAAEALARSGVGRITLIDLDHVAESNINRQIHALTTTVGQAKVVAMQERIALINPLCEVLCIEDFVTPENWSSLLTEPMDAVIDACDQIKAKTAMAAWARDTGTLFVSVGAAGGKRHAHKIDIDDLSATTHDPLLAQLRYRLRKHHQAPREGRKMGVTCVFSREAVAAPDASCAVDGDGTLNCHGYGSVVAVTATFGQCAAGWVLDKLAVGSKKPEKITL, from the coding sequence ATGACGGCATTGATCGCGCCCGCGCATGTGGCCGCGGTGGAGGGTGAAGCGGTTTTCGATGCAGATCTGCAGCGCCGTTTTGGCGGCCTGGAACGCTTGTATGGTGTTGCAGGCGCACAGCGCATCCGGCAGTCCCACGTCGTTGTGGCAGGCATTGGCGGCGTGGGATCCTGGGCCGCCGAGGCACTGGCTCGCAGCGGTGTGGGGCGCATCACCCTGATCGACCTCGACCATGTGGCCGAATCCAACATCAATCGGCAGATTCATGCGTTGACCACGACCGTCGGCCAGGCCAAGGTGGTGGCAATGCAGGAGCGCATTGCGCTCATCAATCCCCTGTGCGAGGTGTTGTGCATTGAGGATTTCGTTACGCCCGAGAATTGGTCCAGCCTGCTGACAGAACCGATGGACGCGGTGATTGACGCCTGTGACCAGATCAAGGCCAAGACGGCGATGGCAGCCTGGGCTCGCGACACCGGAACGCTTTTTGTCAGTGTGGGTGCTGCAGGCGGAAAGCGGCATGCGCACAAGATCGATATCGACGATCTCAGCGCAACAACGCACGACCCCTTGCTGGCGCAATTGCGTTACCGACTGCGCAAACACCATCAGGCCCCCCGGGAGGGGCGCAAAATGGGCGTCACCTGCGTGTTCAGCCGGGAGGCCGTGGCTGCGCCCGATGCCTCATGTGCCGTGGATGGCGACGGCACCTTGAACTGCCATGGATACGGCTCTGTCGTGGCCGTGACGGCAACCTTTGGGCAGTGTGCGGCCGGTTGGGTGCTCGACAAACTGGCAGTCGGCAGCAAGAAGCCCGAAAAAATCACGCTATAA